A region from the Lolium perenne isolate Kyuss_39 chromosome 4, Kyuss_2.0, whole genome shotgun sequence genome encodes:
- the LOC127294153 gene encoding uncharacterized protein, whose protein sequence is MCRPVRPDPFFFCLLPTLFPSAFGSSSGFCPCIALPHAGLFIRGEVMMLQEFVHNVIAVIKESVKTFTYETLNNIARLINGISALLLTLIPGKANILEGVSGWELRPAFRGPRLPRWMESGVSSFNEFVHELSADSDSESVADSIPGDDDNEEFVYPPSPLSQSSRLSRTSSFSRRDRRLRRSIKYGFSWIIWPVRFFLSLLFIVFNAVKYRISRTSAKTPESPHLSRSISAKKPIHMKDQVLQRTTDRRRGVFEDVHLAIEIFIESIFDVVHKGAHYVLSPSEVWQKLFCWIRGNRIGHSSSVVDVPTANIGSDNPVPTERKTVYRHALNTDSRTCEDVITELGYPFEAIKVVTSDGYVLLLERIPRRDSRKVVLLQHGVLDSSMGWVSNGVVGSPAFAAYDQGYDVFLGNLRGLVSREHIDKNLSSSKYWKYSINEHGTKDMPAIIEEIHKIKTSELGKSGNLVGEETEDQNYNIKNSEIQASQEDVTEDQPYKLCVVCHSLGGAVMLMYVVTSRLAQKPHRLSRLVLLSPAGFHEDSNVVFSMVEKIILFVGPVLAPLVPGLYIPTRFFRMLLNKLARDFHNYPALGGLVQTLMGYVVGGDSSNWVGVLGLPHYNMDDMPGVSFHVVLHLAQIKRTKRFQMYDYGSAAANMEAYGTPKPLDLGAHYGLIDIPMDLVAGQRDRVISPTMVKKHYKLMRRAGVEVSYNEFEYAHLDFTFSHREELLSYVMSRLLLAADAGKGRIKQTTVRLRKLKRVESEIENDSAMEYRSIDEGIPGGTNGHHE, encoded by the exons ATGTGTCGACCGGTCCGACCCgatcccttcttcttctgtcttctCCCAACGCTCTTCCCCTCTGCCTTCGGTTCCTCCTCCGGATTCTGTCCTTGCATCGCACTCCCACACGCAGGGCTGTTCATCCGAGGGGAGGTGATGATGCTGCAGGAGTTCGTGCACAACGTCATCGCCGTCATCAAGGA GTCTGTGAAGACATTCACATATGAGACGTTGAATAACATTGCGAGATTGATAAATGGAATATCAGCACTCTTATTGACTCTGATACCAGGAAAGGCCAACATTTTAGAAGGCGTCAGTGGCTGGGAACTTAGGCCAGCATTTCGCGGGCCACGTCTTCCCCGTTGGATGGAAAG TGGTGTCTCTTCATTTAATGAGTTCGTCCATGAACTTTCTGCCGATTCCGATTCTGAATCAGTTGCTGACTCTATCCCTGGGGATGATGACAATGAAGAGTTTGTCTACCCACCTTCTCCATTGTCCCAAAGTTCACGATTATCACGCACAAGCAGCTTTAGTAGACGTGACCGTCGATTAAGAAGGTCTATCAAATATGGATTTTCCTGGATTATTTGGCCTGTAAGATTCTTCCTTTCATTACTGTTCATCGTGTTCAATGCTGTCAAATATCGGATATCAAGGACATCTGCTAAAACCCCTGAGAGCCCCCATCTATCAAGGAGCATATCTGCCaaaaaaccaattcacatgaagGATCAAGTCCTACAACGGACAACTGATAGGAGGCGTGGAGTTTTTGAG GATGTCCATCTGGCAATTGAGATTTTCATTGAATCAATTTTTGATGTTGTTCATAAAGGAGCACATTATGTTCTTTCTCCTTCTGAGGTGTGGCAGAAGTTATTTTGCTGGATTCGTGGAAACAGGATTGGTCACAGTAGTTCTGTTGTTGATGTACCAACAGCTAACATTGGCAGTGATAATCctgttccaactgaaaggaagacCGTATACCGTCATGCATTGAACACAGATTctcggacatgtgaagatgttatAACTGAACTGGG GTATCCTTTTGAGGCTATAAAGGTAGTAACTTCAGATGGATATGTCCTGCTGCTGGAGAGAATCCCCAG GCGTGATTCACGGAAGGTTGTGTTGTTACAACATGGAGTACTGGACTCGTCTATGGG TTGGGTGTCGAATGGTGTTGTTGGGTCACCTGCATTTGCAGCTTATGATCAAG GTTATGATGTTTTCCTGGGGAATCTCCGTGGTTTGGTTTCAAGAGAGCATATAGATAAAAATCTCTCTTCCTCCAA ATACTGGAAATATTCTATTAATGAGCATGGAACCAAAGATATGCCAGCAATAATCGAGGAAATTCACAAGATTAAAACTTCAGAACTTGGCAAAAGTGGGAATCTAGTTGGAGAGGAAACTGAAGATCAGAACTATAACATAAAAAATTCAGAGATACAGGCTTCACAGGAAGATGTGACAGAAGATCAGCCTTATAAGCTTTGTGTTGTCTGCCACAGCCTGGGTGGTGCAGTTATGTTGATGTATGTGGTGACATCAAGGCTTGCACAGAAGCCCCACAGGTTGTCGAGACTGGTCTTGCTTTCTCCTGCTGGTTTTCATGAGGATTCGAATGTGGTGTTCAGTATGGTGGAGAAGATCATCCTGTTTGTTGGCCCAGTACTTGCTCCACTTGTACCTGGGCTGTACATACCAACTCGATTCTTCAGGATGCTTCTGAACAAATTAGCTAGAGATTTCCACAACTATCCAGCTTTGGGTGGTCTCGTCCAAACCCTTATGGGGTATGTTGTTGGCGGCGACAGTTCAAACTGGGTGGGGGTACTTGGGTTGCCTCACTACAACATGGATGACATGCCTGGTGTATCGTTTCATGTAGTACTTCACCTTGCACAGATAAAGAGGACGAAAAGATTCCAAATGTATGACTATGGAAGTGCTGCGGCAAACATGGAAGCGTATGGAACACCAAAACCTTTAGACCTGGGAGCTCACTACGGTCTCATTGACATCCCCATGGACTTGGTCGCTGGGCAAAGGGACAGAGTTATCTCACCAACAATGGTGAAGAAGCACTACAAGTTGATGCGGAGGGCTGGTGTAGAGGTCTCCTACAATGAATTTGAGTATGCTCATTTGGATTTCACATTCTCACACAGGGAGGAGCTGTTGTCCTATGTTATGTCCCGCCTACTCTTGGCAGCTGATGCCGGTAAAGGCCGCATCAAGCAGACCACTGTGCGACTTCGGAAGCTGAAGAGAGTTGAGTCAGAAATCGAGAACGACTCTGCCATGGAGTATAGAAGCATAGATGAAGGGATACCTGGTGGAACAAATGGGCATCACGAGTGA